Sequence from the Sinorhizobium meliloti genome:
GGTGTGAACCGCGCCAGGTTGGCCGAAATTTTCTCATCGTTCTTCGCCTGGTTGGGGCGAATGAGGACCAAGATAGTGAGCGCAGCTGCTGGGGACCTGAAACATGCCTATGGTTTTTTCTGAGCGCCGCCACCGACGGAAAGCTCCCCTATGGATATCATGTCCGACCCATAGCAAAGCGTCACCGGCGCAAAGCGGCAAGACGGACCCGAAGAAATGCCAGCGGACTTACTGCATGTTTCCCCAAGTCGTATCCGATTAAAAGATTGCAAAGTGCTGAAGCGACCCGTGTGGGCTCAATATGGGACGGCGGCGCTGTGGGTCTAAGCCAGTCAGCAATCGCTTCCAGAGCGGCGAGCTTTCTGACTGAATTTTATGGGGTGCCCGTAACGCAGAGCGAATTGCCGAACGCGTCGAATGGTAGGATATCCGATGGCTGGCCGGCGAAGGCGTGGACCACGGACTGCAGGAAGGGCATGAAGGCGGCGACCAGCGCCAGCGCCGGGCTCAATCCCGTCCGTTCTCTCGCCATCATCCATTCTCCATTCTGGCGCTGCGATTACAAATAGACGAGCCTCCGGAACCCACCATTGTTCCAGATCAACAACCGTGGGTGTCGTAGAGATATCCGCCTTCGCCGCGGCCAATTGATAGGCGGCAAAGTGATTGCGGCTGTCATCCGTCAACTTGCTTGGGCACTCTGACCCCACGCATGACGCCAATCGCAGCTCCCACAGTCCCCCCGGCGACCACGCCCGCAGAACCGCCAGCAAGGACCGCAATCAGGCAATTGAGGACGGCAGCCCCGAAAGCGGAATCCGACAGGAAAACGATACCGGCGACGAGTCCGACCAGAGCGCCGATCGCTCCAAGGGCAATTGCAAACAGGGTGACGGACTCCGACGGATCAATCTGCCGGTCGGGAACCTCTTTCTGTGTCGGATCTGGCCCCTGAGTGGCCCGCTGGCGTTCATCCGTGTTTGGCATTGGATACTCCGGAGTAGAGCTTCGATTCACCGTCCTCTTTCGGGGAACGCTGGCGTCTGCTGGCAGTTCCGTCCCGGTCCGGGTCCGGCAACGGTCCCTCGTCCTCCTCATCGTCCAGCAGGATCCTCTCGGCCGCTCCGTCGAGATCATCGTACTGCCCGGAGCGCAGCGACCAGAAGAATGCCAGTAGTCCGACGAAGCCCATCGCCAAGGCAACCGGGACGAGGAGAGCAAGATAATTCATATCTTTACCGTGGCTGGTTTGGTCGCGCCGAAGGTGCGCGGCCCCTTTTTAACCTTTGCACCTTGGCGCAGCGCGTTTCCAACGACGACGATCGAGGACAGCGACATGGCAAGCGCAGCAGCGAGCGGCGTGACCACTCCGCCGATCGCGAAGGGCACGCTGACGACGTTGTAGACGATTGCCATTGCGAAGTTCTGGCGGATCAGCACGTCGGCCCTCGCCGCGGTCTGGATGATGTCTCGGACAGCCAGCAGGCTCTGACCGAGAAAAACGAAGTCGGATGCGCTCCGTCCGACGTCCGTTGCCGACGAGGGGGCGATCGACACGTGCGCGGCCGCCAGCGCCGGCGCATCGTTCAGACCGTCGCCGATCATCAGCACCTTGCGGCCTGTCGCCGCGAGTGCCCTGATGGCCTCGACCTTTTCACCCGGAAGCAGCTCAGCCGAAAACGCCTCGATGTCCAATTGCCCGGCGATGGACGAAACCGCGGCACTACGATCTCCAGAAAGGATGCGCACCGAAAGGCCGGCCGAGCGCAGCGTCTGGACAAGCTCGCGAGCACCGGGACGAACGGTTTCCTCGAACGCGAAAACCGCTATCGCTTCGGCGTCCTTCGACAGCACGGTGGTCGACGACGTTCCCAAGTCGACCTGCTTTGCAGTCGATGCCCAGGACGGGCGTCCGAGACGGTAGACCGCGTCCCCTGCCCGCCCCTCGATGCCGCAGCCATGAACCTCCTCGAGGCTGTCGAATTCCACAGGGGCCACGGGCCGTCGAGGGTCTGCCAAGGCGATGGCGACGGACGCGGGATGCCGTGAGACCCTCGCCATCGCGGCTGCCAGAGACAGGAGCCGGGGCTGAATGTCGCCCGCGTTGACGAGGCGCATCTCGCCGAGGGTCAGCGTCCCGGTCTTGTCGAAGAGTACGGTGTCGATTTCGTTCAACCGCTCGAATGCGGATCCGTCGCGCGCCATGATGCCGCGTTCAAAGAGGCGCCTTACCGCAACTACCTGCACCATCGGAACGGCAAGTCCAAGGGCGCAGGGGCAGGTTATGACAAGTACGGCGATCGCAATGGTGACGGATTTGTGGAGGTCTCCGGTTCCAAAGAGCCATGCGACCATGGAAAGGAGGGCGACGCCATGCACGACTGGCGCATACAGGCTTGCAGCGCGATCCGCGATGCGACGGTAAGTGGAGCGCCCGCTCTCGGCAGCCTCCATCATGCGGGTCATCTCGGCCAGGAAGGAACCGTCGGCGGATGCGGTCGCCAAGAGGGTCAGCGGATTGGCGAGGTTCATCACGCCCGCCTGCAACGCGCTTCCCAGCGCGGCACGCCTCCACTCGCTCTCCCCTGAAACGATCGAAGCATCAAGCTCCGAGGCGCCTTTGACGACAATGCCGTCGACCGGCGCGCGCTCGCCGGCGGCGACAAGCAGACGCATGCCCGGCTGGATCTCGGAAAGCGGGACGTAGTCAATCGCCTCGTCTGCCTGGACGACACTCGCGCCACGCGGCGAGAGCCTTGCAAGCGCTCCCACGGCGGAACGCGCCCGGCCCCGCATCAGATGGTCCAAAGTTCGGCCTGCCAGCAGTACGAACAGCAGGGACGTGCTCGCGTCGAAATAGGCAAAGGCCGCGTTGTGAAGGGTGTCGTAGACGCTCAGGGCGAAAGCGAGGAGAACGCCGACGCTGATCGGAACGTCCATGTTGGTGCGACCATGCCGCAGCGCCGCCCAGGCCGAGCGGTAGAAGAACCTCCCGGAATAGACGATCGCCGGCAGAGCGAGCGCCGCCGAGACCAGGTGGAACGCATGGCGCGTCGCGGGATCGGCCCCGGACCAAACCGATACCGAGAGGATCATGATGTTCATCGCCGAGAAACCGGCGACCGCGAGCGCCTTCAAAAGGGAGGCAAGCACCGGGTCCTGTGTCTCCTCCTCGATGGAGGCCAGATGCGAAGCATAGCCGATCTTCGCAAGCGCAGCGGCGAAATCCGGACTCTCGTCGTCATTGCCCCGCCAGTTGATGGTGACCCGACGGGTAGACAGGTTCACGCGTGCAAGCTCGACGCCTGGGATTTTCCGGAGAGCGCCTTCGACGGCAGCAATGCAGGCGGCGCAATGCGCGTCGGGCAACGCCAATGCGATTTGGCGAAGGCCGTCGCCAAGGTCTCGGCTCGCGAGCCGGATCTCCTGGGGGGAGACGCTCGTCCGTGATGCCGCACCGGCGCTTGGGACGGCTATACCAGAGCAGCAGGACATGGCTAGCGCAACGCTCTGTAGGCGTGCCAGGTGGCATGCCCGAGCAAGGGGAAGATCACAACAAGACCGATCATCGCCGTGGCTACGCTGACCAGGAACATCCCTAGCACGATCGCGCCCCAGACGAGCATCGGACGGAGGTTGTTCCAGACAAGCGCCACGCTGACGCCCATTGCCGTGAACGCATCGATGCGCTGGTCGAGCAGCATCGGTATGGAGAACACGCTGATAGCAAAGGAAAATCCGGCAAAAAGCGCGCCGATGAAAATGCCGACTGCAAGCATGGCCCAGCCGGTGGGCGTCGTTAGCAGCAGTTGCGTGACATGCCCTAGGCCGGGAAACGGCCGCACCCCGAAGAACAAGGCATAGATGAGCACGGCCGCGCGCATCCACAGCAGCATGAGCATGCAGAGCAGAAGCCCGGTAAAGAACACCTGGGCGCCGGCCACCGGCCTGACGCGCAGCATGCTCCCGAGACTGACCGGCTCGGATCGCTCGAGGCGCGAACTCTTCAAATAGAGCCCCGTCGCGAACAGCGGCGCGATGATCATAAAACCTGCAACTGCGGGGAACAGGAAATAGTCGCGTCCGGTGGCGAACAGGAGCCAGATGATCAGGAAGGAAACCACAAAGACGGCCACCCCGTAGCTCAGGCTGAGCATCGGATACGTGATCAGGTCACGCCAACCTTTCGCGAGCCACTCAAAGGGTGCCTGGGCCGGCAGATGGCGTTGCCACTTCGGATTCCAGGTCTCCTCTATGCCTGAGACCTCGCCTACCCACCGCTGTAACTTTCCAGTCCCTGACATATGTCTCTCCACGGGTGCACGATAACGTCAGCAGGATGATTTCGCGGCCCTGTACCGTCCCGGAGCCGATCCCGTTTCCTTCAGGTGAGCGACGCATCCGGGATCGCTGTCGATCGCGATGTAAAGCATGTGGGCGTTGGCACCGAGAAAGATGGCCGCGGCGACGAGGCCCCACCAGGCTAGGAGCGATCTGCTTCGTCTCGCGGCAGCTTTCGTCATCACGGTTTCTCCACGCCCAGAGAGTTGACGTAGAGCGCCAAAATCTTGATCTCCGCGGGTGTCAGCCGCTCGTCCCATGTCGGCATATGACCTTGGCGCCCGCCGTGGACGGATTCGATGATACCCTGCATCGTGCCGCCATAGATCCAATAGGCGTCGGTCAGGTTCGGAGCGCCGACCTCCCGACTGCCTCTCGCGTCCTCGCCGTGGCAGGCGGCGCAAGTGGTGAGGAACACTTCCCTGCCCGCCTCGATCCGGCCAATGTTCTCAGGCGTGGAGTATCCGGGATTGGTCAGCGAATAGACATAGGCGGCGACGTCGCGGACCTGATTGCGTTCGAGCATCTGGTCGCGTCCGAAAGAGGGCATCTGCGCAACGCGGCTTTCGGGATGGCGCGTGTTGATGCCGACCCTGAGGGTCTGTGCGATATCCTCCGGTCCGCCGCCCCAAAGCCAATCGTCGTCGGTCAGATCCGGATAATTGCTCCGGCCCTTTCCGTCGACGCCGTGGCAGACGGCGCAGTTGTCGCCGAACAACTGATGGCCGGTGGAGCGGACAGTCTCCATCAACTGCTCGTCCGCCCTTATCTGCTCGTAGGAGAGCGTATCAATCCTCTTCTCCCAAACCGCCCTGGCTGCAGCCGCGGCGGCAAGCTTCTCTTCGACGACGTTCCGCTCGTCGATTCCTAGCAGGCCCCTCGTATAGGTAGTGCCGAGCGGCCACGTCGGCAGCAGCACCCACCAGATCAGTGCGAAGACATGGGTGACGACCAGGAAAAGCAGCACTCCTCGGGGAACCGGCGTGTCCAGTTCCTTGATGCCGTTCCACTCATGTCCCGTGGTCTTGCGGCCGCTGATCGGATCGACTTCCTCTACGTCCATGGCTGGTCGTCCTCATCGAGAATGTCCCTCTTGGCACGATCGAAACGCTCGCGGTTAGCGGGCCAGAACGCGTAGACGATCACGCAGATCGAGAACCCGATGAGGTAGAAGAGCCCCCAGGTCTTCGCCGCCTCCACCAATGTCTCGTGGGTCACGTCCATGACGACGTTGTCCTTTCTCGCTCAATCGCTGGGGTCGGGTACCTGTTCCGGCGCCGCGGTGTTCTGGTATGCCGCCTTGGTCAGCCGTCCGAGGACCTGCAGATAGGCGACGAGCGCATCCATCTCCGTGACCCGAGTTGCCACCCCGTCGAAGGCGCTGACCTGCGTCTCCTCCCCATAGCGTTCCGTCACGCCGGAAGACTGCTCGCTGTCGGGCACCGCCTGACCGAAGGCGTCCCGCGCGGCGTTCTCGATCATCTCGTCGGTATAGGGCACTCCGACGCTTCGCTGCGCCTCCAGATGGGAGCCGAGATCGTCCAGCCGGAGCGGCGTCCGCGCCAGCCACGCATAGGCCGGCATGTTCGACTCCGGCACGACGTCCCGCGGATTGGTGAGATGGGCTACATGCCAGAAATCGGAATATTTGCCTCCTACCCTGGCGAGATCCGGTCCAGTCCGCTTCGATCCCCAGAGCATCGGGTGGTCATATTTGGATTCGACCGCCAGCGAGAAGGGCCCGTAGCGCTCCACCTCGTCCCGCAGCGTGCGGATCATCTGACTGTGGCACGCATAGCAGCCTTCACGGATGTAGATGTTGCGACCGGCGAGTTCTAGCGGCGTGTAGAGACGCATGTCCTCGACGTCCTCCACCGTCTCGTCGATGGTGAAGAGCGGAGCGATCTCCACGATGCCGCCGACGCTTGCCGCCAAGATGATCGCCAGCACGAAGCCGATGGCGGTCCGCTCGAGCTTTCGATGAATAAGTTCGCGCATGTTCCTACTCCGCCGGTCCCGATGCCGCGCCTTCTGGCAACGGTGCGGCGACCGGAACATCGTCGTGCCGTTCAGCCAGAGCTGGGACGCCGCGAACGGTCATCCAGATGTTGTAGGTGGCAACGACAGCTCCGATTAGGAACAGCAGGCCGCCGAAGGCACGGGCGATATAGTAGGGGTACATCGCCACGAGGGAATCCACGAATGAATAGGCGAGCGTCCCCTCCCCCGTATAGGTCCGCCACATCAGGCCCTGGATGATGCCCGAGTTCCACATTGCGAAGACGTAGATTACGGTGCCGGCGAAGGCGAGCCAGAAATGGACCTCGACGAGGGCTGCCGAATACATCCTCTCGCGCTTCCAGATCGCTGGCACGAGCGTGTAGAGCGAGCCGTAGGTGATCAACGCCACCCATCCCAGAGCCCCCGCATGGACATGGCCGACTGTCCAGTCGGTATAGTGCGACAGCGAGTTCACGGGGCGGACCGCGAGGAACGATCCCTCGAAGGTCGAGAGCCCGTAGAAGAAGGCGGCCATCATGATGAAACGCAGCGTCGCGTCGTCGCGAACCTTGTGCCAGGCCCCGTTCAGCGTCAGCAGGGCGTTGCCGGCCGATGCCCATGAGGGAACCAGCAGCATCACCGAGAACGTCATTCCGAGGTTCTGTACCCAGTGCGGCAGGGCCGTGTAGTGAAGGTGGTGGGAGCCGGCCCACATGTAGAAGAAGGTTATGCCCCAAAAGCTGAGGATCGACAGCCGGTAGGAAAAGATGGGCCGCTCGGCTCGTTTCGGCAGGTAGTAGTAGAGCATCGCCAGGAAGCCTGCCGTCAGGAAGAAGGCGACCGCATTGTGCCCGTACCACCACTGCACCATCGAGTCCTGCACGCCCGCCCAGATCGTGTAGCTCTTGGCATGGCCGAGCGAGACCGGAACTGCCAGGTTGTTGATGATGTGCAGGATCGCCACGACCACGATGAAGGCCATGTAGTACCAGTTGGCGACGTAGATGTGCGGCTCCCTGCGGCGCGCCAGCGTTCGGATGTAGAGGACGAAATAGGTGACCCAGACGATGACGAGCCAGAAGTCGGCATACCATTCCGCCTCGGCATATTCCTTCGATTGCGTCACACCCATGAAATAGCCGGTCACTGCCAGGATGCAGAAGAGGTTGTAGCCGAACAGCACGAACCACGGACTGAGTTGATCTGCCAGCCGGGCGCGCGAGGTCCTCTGAACAACATGGAACGACGTTGCAATCAGGGCGTTGCCGCCGAACCCGAAAATGACCCCGGTTGTATGAGCGGGTCTGATCCGTCCGAAGCTCGCCCAGGCCGTGTCGAAATTGAGGCTCGGCCAAGCAAGCTGCGCCGCCGCCCAGACGCCGATGAACATGCCGAAGATCGCCCAGAACAGTGTGAACCAGACGCCGACCTTGATGGGATCGTCGTAGTAGCGCGAGATGCGCGACGGGTCCGGGGGAGGCCCAAACGAGCTGGACATGATGAGGTACAGCAATGCAAGGCTATAAAGGAGGACAACCGCTCCGTGTACTCCGAGCGGGTCGAACCGGCCGGCCGCCGCCATGGCAATACCGACAATAGCCAGGACGAGCAGTATTGCCGCGGCCAGGTCCCGTTCACGCCTCGTCAACTGTCCCATGAAGTTGCTCCCTCGTCATGAACGGCCCCTGACAACGATCATCTATTTCCCGAGGGAACAAATCAAGGCTTCAGCCGATCTTTTGCCGATACGCACCTAGACTTGTGGTTCGGTGCTCCGGGGCACGGCACATGGTTCCCCCCATCCGCGCGTGACGTGGTTAGGAGATCAGCCAACCGCAGTCTTCTGGGACGGGACTCACCGAAAGATGTGACTCCGTGGCGAAGCGCCGAAGAGGCGCGTGAGAGGGCTTCCGGGGCGAGGCCAAGTTTCGCCCGCAATTGGCTGAACCGTGCCGGCATGTCTCTAAGAGACCCGTTTCACGCCGGGTGGCTGCCATGTTCCTTTGCCCGCAGGAAGGATCGAGGGTGGCGTAGTCTTCGGCCAATATAGCCGCATCACCAGATAGATTGGGCCATCCGGGGCCGGAAGCCAATTTGCTTCCTTGCCCGCACCGGGGTTGTCTTTTTGAATGTACAGCGTCACCGAGCCGTCCGGCTCCGTCTTCATCCCCGGCAACATCGGAGAATTGATGAGGTAGCGATTGATCGGGTTCTTGACCAGGAACTGGCTCTTGCCGTCATACATCGTAACGGACCAGAACGCATTCACAGGCGGCAACTGGCCGGGTGGAAAGGTGAGTGTGTACTTGTGCTTGCTGCCGTCGAGCGGTTCCCCGGTCGCATCCGTTCTGGTGAAGGGGTACATGGCCTCTACTGCATCGTTGCCATAGAGGCCAGCCTTTGCAGCTCCGGCCCGCCTCAACCAATCGCCGTTGAAGAAGACCTCGTCGCCGAGAAGCGAGCTGACGTTCCAGCCGTTGATGGGTTTGTTTCCGCTGGCCAGCCATTTGTTGATTTTATCGTCACCCTGCTTCACGCCTATCAGCATCTCGGCTTTGTGTTCGAGCGATAGTTCCTTGAACTCGAAGGTCTTGCCCGGGCCGATGCCAATCTTCGCAAGTTTCGCGCGAATAGCATTGTCCCTTAAGGTCTCGGGAACGAATTGCAGGGCCGCGTCGAGATATTGGAAGAAGTTGTCCTTGATCCCGGCGGTGGTGGCTGGAACGAACGCGATCTCCGGCGCGGCGGTCGGGGCGGGTTGCTTCAGGAATGCGGAAAGCGGCTGCGCCTTGTAGCCGGCCTGCACCTTTTCCACGTTCGGCATGTCTTCTACGTTGATAAGCTGGGTCCGAAAGTTGGCGAATACGAACGGGGTGGTCGATCGGAAGACCTGCTTGATGCCCTTGGGCTTCTCGCCTTTCCAGTCGGGTCCGACAACGAGATAGGAGCCTGGCTCGGTCCCGGTGGCGCGAGAGCCGATATATCCGAAATTGTAGGTGTTGCCGTCAATGAGCTGAACCGAGTAATAGCGCTCCTTGTCGACCGCCGGCACCGAGACCACCACCGGTTCAACGCGCAAGTCCAAGCCAGCACCCCCGGTTCACCCTGTTCGTATCCCGTGACGACCGGGCTCTTGCCTTCTCGCGCAGGGTCTGGGGCGACATTCCCCGGCTCGGTTCGATCGACCCCGAGGCCGACCCCTACAAGCAGGAATTGGCGAACAACGAGATCACCGTCATCGATCTTACCAAGATCAAGGCAGGCGACGGCATGCATCACGGCAAGTTCGCCGAGTCCCCGGAAGTCGTCCGGCTCATTGGGGCTCGCATCTCCGAAGGTCAGCCACTGACCGACAGCCGGATCGGTCTCGGAGACCATCTCATTGCGGGCACGACGGGAGCCGCCGCAGCAGCTGGCAGCGCTGCCGGCCTGATCCTCGCTGCTCCGGTCGCCGCCATCGATCCGCATACCAGGGGCAACTACGCCAACCACGTCGGCGCGGCGATGGGACGGTCGGATGGCAAGCAGAAGATCGCCGTGACAGACTGCGTTTCGAGACAGTCGGCTGAGCGCGATCCGGCGTGCGCGCCGCAAAACTGACTGGTTTCGTCGCGGGAAGTCGATTTGGATCCTGCGAATTCGGGGCCGACAGTTCCTGTCGACATGGCCTTTATCAACCAAAAACAGCATAACCTCGATAGCCGAGGAATCTGATCGTATGGGGAAGTCAACCTTCGCGGAGCTTGAAGAGCTTAAAACCGTTCACAGCAAGAGCGATATCAGCGCCCTCAAGGTCCGGCTTCGCGAACTCAATATCGAAATCGTTGATCTGGAAAATCAGGCCGATCCGGCAACAAGATAATCTTGACAACGACAGCATATTTACTGTGCTGGCGAACTGCATTCGCTAGGCCAGGAAGAGGGGGCAAGTGATTTTGGACACGCACAATCCTAACCTGGCGGTTGGGGCGGTTGCCGAGCAGGTACTTTACGTGACTTTGGACAAAGCGGCTGGCTACAAGTTTACTTATGAATCCGGGTCTATCGAAAATCCGCGTATCAATGACGCTATCGTGAAGATTCTTGAGGGTTCAAAGCCGGCGTTTGTGCAACGCCGCCTTGCGTACCAGATTAAATAGCTCTCCGCTTGAATCATGCTGTCGTGGCCGAGTCCGCAGATTGCGGTCTTTGCGCCATCCCAAGCGGTTTGCGGTCACCGCTAGCGGCGCGGACGACGTTCTTTGCTGATGGGGCTATTCAACAAGCGTTGCACTTCCGCCTCGACGCGGTTGAGCGAAAGCCCTGCCACGCCAAACCTCTCATAGAGCGACGTCAACAACGGGAGCATGCATTCGGCCAATCGGCTCTCGATATCGTTGGCAGAAAAGTTTGCCTCCAGCACGGCTTCATCGCTTCGTGCCGCATGACCTTCGACAAGCAGATCACTCAGCGGGTTAGCCCAGGAGCGCAACACGCGACCGCGCAGGCCCGTGAACATGACGCGGAAATGAACCGTCACGGCTGTATCGGCATCTTTGCGAAGGAGCGACGCAAGCTTTTCCGCGTGCAACAGAACCTCACCCATCCGCCATAGGGGAAGCGTCGTGTCGAGGATCGTTCCGGCGGGGAACGTCTCCGCACCATCTTCCTGATAACCGCGGATCAGGAACATGCGCCCCGAAGGGGCCGCACGCCAGAAATCGCAATGCGCAGGATCATTGAACCCGCGCTCGACTTCCTCGCCTTGCGGAGCAAGCCAACATTCAATCAGTCCATCAACTTCACGCGGCTGAATAGCCTCGCGTGTCGGAAGCCAGAACGGCGGCCAGCCCGTTTTCCGAACTACGGCCTTTTCAAGAATGCGTTCAAAGGCGGTCAGCTCCGACATCTTGAGATCGCCCTCAAGCCAGTAGTCGAACCGATACCAGCCATTTGGAAACCGCGCAGGCGAATCCTGGGGGAGCGGAGCAACCAGATTACGCCAACGCTCAAATGCATCGCGCACGAACCGGGCTTGCGTGTCCCCCTCGGTAGGCTCATCCACCAAACCAACGACGCGCAGGATGTCGAGGGCTTTCGCCAGTGTCAGGGTCGTTTCACCACGCTCGAACGCAGCCATTGTCGGATGGCTGACACCCGCCAAAGCCGAATGATGTTTTTGTGTAAGACCTTCCGCCTTGCGACGGCGCAAGGTTTCTTCCACGTACCGTTGCCACGCAAGCGGAGCTATGTTTCCAGTATTCTCAGGCATGAGTTGTCCACGATCTCCTTGAATCTATGCACGAAGCCATCCGCCGGCTCCGCGTCGGGCGGACGGATAATGGATGCAGCCTTCTCCACCTGCCGCTTTAGCTGTTTGAATGTCTGGTCGATGGCCCTGTCCGGCAGGCCGATCTCCTTGCCGAAGGCGCGGAAAATTGCCTGGTTGGCCGCTTCCAGATGGATTTTCTCACCGCCGATTGACAGCGCCAATGTTTGGTCGAACCCGTCATAAAATGCGGTGTTCACCACATCGTAGGCGGGGGATAGCCGTAAGCCCGTCGGCGTTTCCAGAAGGGAGAAGTTTTTCAGGTGGGCATCGCAATTCCCGATCAGGGTGAAGACAATCAGGCGATTGAAAAACCGCAACAGGTCGATTGGCGCGCGCGATGAGTGCTGACGAATGATCGCGGCAATATCCTCGTAGGCCGCATCATACTTGCCTGCGTAGTCCTGTCCCTTGGGCTTGCTGAGGATCTGCGCACAGTCTTCGAGGCGCAGTTTCTCGCCGTTCGGTCTCCGGTCGAAGCGGGTAACAATGAGCGCCGTTTCGTCAACAACCGCGGTGAGCGAGGCCGTGAACCCGGTCACTTCCCTTTCGCCAAGGACGGCGGCGGTCCACCGCAGGCTCAGGAGTTCATTTCGAACGAGGTTGTCTATTCGGTCGGAATTGAATTTAGCGATATAGAGCGCTGATCCCGTCGCACTCGCGGGAACAAACCTGTTTTCATCGTCCTTGGTGACAAGCAGTTTCTTCTGCACACCTGAAACCGTGCGTCCGGGACTGACGGTGGCTTCGGTGATTTCCGGGAGCTGTGCGGCATCGTCCGGCGGCCGGATGCTGACGGCCCCGATACAGTCTGCACCGTAACGAAGGAGCAGCCCAAGGTCGTCTTCTTCGACGATATGTGCCGAACGTGCCTGTTGTTCGCGTAACCATCCTTCCGGGCCGAGGTGCTGGAAAAACGGATGCAGGCCGACCTTCCATTCATGTTCGCGTTGCGTGGAGGGGAAGCAGCACGCGATATTGCCTTTATTCCAGTCTGAATGATAGGCGAAGCGCGTTCCGCCGTTGGCCGTTTCGACCAACGTGCCCGCGGTTTCATCCTTGAACAAAATATTTGCGCTTCTCAGTGCCATTAAGTTATGCCTTCGCTCTCTACCTCGTACGCGCCCGCTGGGGGGCGCTTACGAAGCCATACATCCATCATGGTGTGCTGATTTGTAAGAAAATCAAGGTATAACTCGATTTCATGCATTTCGCGCCAAACTAACAATCTTTAGCTTTATATCCGTCCGATCCGCGCCAGCCACAGCTCGCCTGCGAAACTATAACTCGAATCTAGCGTAAAAATCCATTCGCGGAAGGCCGTTTTGTCCGAGGACATCGATGAACTTCGTCTTCGGCGGGCTGGCTTCCTGTGCCAGCATCGTCAGGTTGGCCTGAGACGGGCGAAGAGGGCGAGATTGTAGGCGACCACCGAGGACGAGACGTAGGTCTCGAAGTGGTGGAGCCCGCGCCAGGTGCAGTGGGCCAGGCCATAGGTCCGCTTCAGGCCGGAAATGCCGGCTTCGATGCCGGCCCGGAAGTTTCTGAGCTTGCGATACACCCAGCGGCTCCTGACCATATCTTTGATCCGGAGGCGGCCGCTCTTCTTATGGAAGGCCATATCGCGCATACCCCAGGCCTTGGCCTGGGGTATGTTTTCACGGCTCGCATAGCCGCCGTCGGCGCCCGCCTGCCGCGGCGCCTCGCCATAGAAGGATGTGGCGCTCCAGTAAGGGCAAAAGCCGCTCGCTGTCGGCCGGAGAATCAGTCCGCTC
This genomic interval carries:
- a CDS encoding helix-turn-helix domain-containing protein; protein product: MEETLRRRKAEGLTQKHHSALAGVSHPTMAAFERGETTLTLAKALDILRVVGLVDEPTEGDTQARFVRDAFERWRNLVAPLPQDSPARFPNGWYRFDYWLEGDLKMSELTAFERILEKAVVRKTGWPPFWLPTREAIQPREVDGLIECWLAPQGEEVERGFNDPAHCDFWRAAPSGRMFLIRGYQEDGAETFPAGTILDTTLPLWRMGEVLLHAEKLASLLRKDADTAVTVHFRVMFTGLRGRVLRSWANPLSDLLVEGHAARSDEAVLEANFSANDIESRLAECMLPLLTSLYERFGVAGLSLNRVEAEVQRLLNSPISKERRPRR
- a CDS encoding type II toxin-antitoxin system HipA family toxin, yielding MALRSANILFKDETAGTLVETANGGTRFAYHSDWNKGNIACCFPSTQREHEWKVGLHPFFQHLGPEGWLREQQARSAHIVEEDDLGLLLRYGADCIGAVSIRPPDDAAQLPEITEATVSPGRTVSGVQKKLLVTKDDENRFVPASATGSALYIAKFNSDRIDNLVRNELLSLRWTAAVLGEREVTGFTASLTAVVDETALIVTRFDRRPNGEKLRLEDCAQILSKPKGQDYAGKYDAAYEDIAAIIRQHSSRAPIDLLRFFNRLIVFTLIGNCDAHLKNFSLLETPTGLRLSPAYDVVNTAFYDGFDQTLALSIGGEKIHLEAANQAIFRAFGKEIGLPDRAIDQTFKQLKRQVEKAASIIRPPDAEPADGFVHRFKEIVDNSCLRILET
- the ccoN gene encoding cytochrome-c oxidase, cbb3-type subunit I, which produces MGQLTRRERDLAAAILLVLAIVGIAMAAAGRFDPLGVHGAVVLLYSLALLYLIMSSSFGPPPDPSRISRYYDDPIKVGVWFTLFWAIFGMFIGVWAAAQLAWPSLNFDTAWASFGRIRPAHTTGVIFGFGGNALIATSFHVVQRTSRARLADQLSPWFVLFGYNLFCILAVTGYFMGVTQSKEYAEAEWYADFWLVIVWVTYFVLYIRTLARRREPHIYVANWYYMAFIVVVAILHIINNLAVPVSLGHAKSYTIWAGVQDSMVQWWYGHNAVAFFLTAGFLAMLYYYLPKRAERPIFSYRLSILSFWGITFFYMWAGSHHLHYTALPHWVQNLGMTFSVMLLVPSWASAGNALLTLNGAWHKVRDDATLRFIMMAAFFYGLSTFEGSFLAVRPVNSLSHYTDWTVGHVHAGALGWVALITYGSLYTLVPAIWKRERMYSAALVEVHFWLAFAGTVIYVFAMWNSGIIQGLMWRTYTGEGTLAYSFVDSLVAMYPYYIARAFGGLLFLIGAVVATYNIWMTVRGVPALAERHDDVPVAAPLPEGAASGPAE